One genomic window of Diospyros lotus cultivar Yz01 chromosome 8, ASM1463336v1, whole genome shotgun sequence includes the following:
- the LOC127807646 gene encoding auxin response factor 5 isoform X1 encodes MGSTEEKVKTKGLVTGAQTLLEEMKLLKEMQDHSGVRKQINSELWHACAGPLVTLPQVGSLVYYFPQGHSEQVAVSTNRTATSQVPNYPNLPSQLLCQVHNVTLHADKDTDEIYAQMSLQPINSERDVFPVPDFGLKPSKHPSEFFCKTLTASDTSTHGGFSVPRRAAEKLFPQLDYSMQPPTQELVVRDLHDNTWTFRHIYRGQPKRHLLTTGWSMFVGAKRLRAGDAVLFIRDEKSQLLLGVRRANRQQTALPSSVLSADSMHIGVLAAAAHAAANRTAFTIFYNPRACPSEFVVPLAKYQKSVYGTQISVGMRFGMMFETEESGKRRYMGTIVGISDLDPLRWPGSKWRNLQVEWDETACSEKQNRVSPWEIETPESLFIFPSLTSSFKRPLQMGYFAGEQTEWESLLKRPFIQGTGNLNGDLPRASVSSLWSEQLIRMLLKPQNNPGVVAPVQDPAAKGALLQEAKTLPQAMIKQKPQPIPSENILLESESCPPIQLNQTNSTNTNFSQQADLQRILHAPDKIGNQLYGENIELSKVEPVLAVDQLSQLTSPVGQFSEDRLVSNLTNQQNLVNQLAFLNQSHYLSQLQTSPWLVQSQLEPMVANSRQLDVQQLDCTGFNGLLPYCDAEDWNLNPATCQPLAGIIRTPGPSSSVFGKQESSVVTSETVRPAVSSVDHEEWDHQLTNLRCLSQPNQLAPLPQQDPYNFQCRSNSNGLRDSSDESHNQSEIYSCLNFDGSNGGSTVVDPSVSSTILDEFCTSKDAAFQNPSDYFVGNFSSSQDVQSQITSASLADSQAFSLQEFPDNSGGASSSNVEFDDSSLLQKSAWQQAGPRVRTYTKIQKAGSVGRSIDVSSFKNYDELLSAIECMFGLERLLSDRGSGWKLVYVDFENDVLLVGDDPWEEFVSCVRCIRILSPSEVQRMSEEGMQLLKNAGIQGANGSTQVTMP; translated from the exons ATGGGTTCTACTGAAGAGAAAGTGAAAACCAAAGGGCTGGTTACCGGCGCACAGACTCTGCTTGAGGAGATGAAATTGTTGAAAGAAATGCAGGATCATTCTG GGGTTAGAAAGCAAATCAATTCGGAGCTATGGCATGCATGTGCTGGGCCGCTGGTGACTCTGCCGCAGGTTGGAAGCCTTGTGTATTACTTCCCACAAGGGCACAGTGAACag GTGGCAGTTTCAACAAATAGAACCGCGACCTCACAAGTTCCTAACTATCCAAATCTCCCATCTCAACTATTGTGCCAAGTTCATAATGTTACACTACAT GCAGATAAAGATACAGATGAGATCTACGCCCAAATGAGCCTGCAGCCTATTAACTCT GAAAGGGATGTCTTCCCTGTACCAGACTTTGGATTGAAGCCCAGTAAACACCCAAGTGAGTTTTTCTGCAAAACTTTGACGGCAAGTGATACAAGCACACATGGTGGCTTCTCAGTGCCTCGTAGAGCAGCAGAGAAGCTCTTCCCACAACTG gaCTATTCAATGCAACCACCAACTCAGGAGCTTGTTGTTCGAGACTTGCATGATAATACCTGGACATTTCGTCATATATACCGCG GGCAGCCGAAGAGACACCTTCTGACAACTGGTTGGAGCATGTTTGTTGGTGCAAAGAGACTTAGAGCAGGTGATGCCGTCCTATTTATAAG ggACGAAAAATCACAACTGCTACTGGGTGTGAGGCGTGCAAATCGTCAGCAAACAGCTTTGCCATCATCAGTGTTATCTGCTGACAGCATGCACATTGGTGTCCTTGCTGCTGCAGCCCATGCTGCTGCTAACAGAACCGCATTTACAATTTTCTATAACCCAAG GGCGTGCCCTTCTGAATTTGTCGTTCCTCTTgccaaatatcaaaaatctgTGTACGGCACCCAAATCTCTGTTGGTATGAGGTTCGGGATGATGTTTGAAACTGAGGAGTCAGGAAAGCGCAG ATATATGGGTACAATTGTCGGTATAAGTGACCTGGATCCACTGAGGTGGCCTGGTTCCAAATGGCGCAATCTTCAG GTTGAGTGGGATGAGACTGCCTGCAGTGAAAAACAGAATAGAGTTAGTCCATGGGAAATTGAGACTCCTGAAAGTCTgttcatttttccttctcttaCATCAAGTTTCAAACGACCTCTACAAATGGGTTATTTTG CAGGAGAACAAACTGAATGGGAGAGTCTGTTAAAGAGACCTTTCATCCAGGGTACTGGAAACCTAAATGGGGATCTTCCACGTGCCTCGGTTTCAAGCCTATGGTCAGAACAGCTAATCCGTATGCTATTAAAGCCTCAAAACAATCCCGGAGTTGTCGCGCCTGTCCAAGACCCTGCTGCTAAGGGTGCTCTTTTGCAAGAGGCTAAGACTCTACCACAGGCCATGATTAAGCAGAAACCTCAGCCTATCCCAtctgaaaatattttgttggaAAGTGAAAGCTGTCCCCCGATCCAGCTCAATCAGACCAATTCTACAAATACAAACTTCTCTCAGCAAGCTGATCTACAACGAATACTGCATGCTCCAGACAAAATTGGAAATCAATTGTATGGGGAAAATATAGAGCTGTCAAAAGTAGAACCTGTACTTGCAGTGGATCAGTTAAGCCAGTTAACTTCTCCTGTAGGCCAGTTCAGTGAAGATAGATTAGTTTCAAATCTTACAAACCAACAGAATCTTGTAAATCAGCTTGCATTCCTCAACCAGAGCCATTATCTATCCCAGCTGCAGACTAGCCCATGGCTTGTACAGTCACAGTTGGAACCAATGGTAGCCAACTCTCGACAACTCGATGTCCAACAATTAGACTGCACTGGTTTTAATGGTTTGCTTCCTTACTGTGATGCTGAAGATTGGAATCTGAACCCAGCTACATGCCAACCTCTAGCTGGAATTATTAGGACACCTGGACCTTCTTCATCTGTCTTCGGGAAGCAAGAGTCTTCTGTGGTGACCTCTGAGACAGTTAGGCCCGCTGTATCCTCGGTGGACCATGAAGAGTGGGATCACCAGCTTACTAATTTGAGATGTTTGTCCCAGCCGAACCAACTTGCTCCGTTACCCCAGCAGGATCCTTACAATTTTCAGTGTAGATCTAATTCTAATGGTTTGAGAGATTCATCGGATGAAAGCCATAACCAGAGTGAGATATATAGTTGTCTTAACTTTGATGGCAGCAATGGTGGAAGCACAGTGGTTGATCCTTCTGTTTCGAGCACCATCTTGGATGAATTTTGCACATCAAAAGATGCTGCTTTCCAGAACCCCTCAGATTATTTTGTTGGCAACTTCAGTTCAAGCCAAGATGTTCAGTCCCAGATTACATCGGCCAGCCTAGCAGACTCTCAAGCTTTTTCCTTGCAAGAATTCCCAGATAACTCTGGTGGTGCATCCTCGAGCAATGTGGAGTTTGATGACAGCAGTCTCTTGCAGAAAAGCGCATGGCAACAAGCAGGTCCGCGGGTACGGACTTACACCAAG ATTCAAAAGGCCGGGTCTGTTGGAAGGTCGATTGATGTCTCAAGTTTCAAGAATTATGACGAGCTGCTCTCTGCCATTGAATGTATGTTTGGACTCGAGCGGCTGCTCAGTGACAGAGGTTCTGGCTGGAAACTTGTGTACGTGGATTTCGAAAATGATGTTCTACTTGTTGGGGATGATCCATGGGA GGAATTCGTTAGCTGTGTTCGATGCATCAGAATTCTATCGCCTTCAGAGGTTCAGAGAATGAGCGAAGAGGGAATGCAGCTTCTCAAGAATGCTGGCATTCAGGGCGCTAATGGATCAACACAAGTCACCATGCCCTGA
- the LOC127807646 gene encoding auxin response factor 5 isoform X2: MGSTEEKVKTKGLVTGAQTLLEEMKLLKEMQDHSGVRKQINSELWHACAGPLVTLPQVGSLVYYFPQGHSEQVAVSTNRTATSQVPNYPNLPSQLLCQVHNVTLHADKDTDEIYAQMSLQPINSERDVFPVPDFGLKPSKHPSEFFCKTLTASDTSTHGGFSVPRRAAEKLFPQLDYSMQPPTQELVVRDLHDNTWTFRHIYRGQPKRHLLTTGWSMFVGAKRLRAGDAVLFIRDEKSQLLLGVRRANRQQTALPSSVLSADSMHIGVLAAAAHAAANRTAFTIFYNPRACPSEFVVPLAKYQKSVYGTQISVGMRFGMMFETEESGKRRYMGTIVGISDLDPLRWPGSKWRNLQVEWDETACSEKQNRVSPWEIETPESLFIFPSLTSSFKRPLQMGYFGEQTEWESLLKRPFIQGTGNLNGDLPRASVSSLWSEQLIRMLLKPQNNPGVVAPVQDPAAKGALLQEAKTLPQAMIKQKPQPIPSENILLESESCPPIQLNQTNSTNTNFSQQADLQRILHAPDKIGNQLYGENIELSKVEPVLAVDQLSQLTSPVGQFSEDRLVSNLTNQQNLVNQLAFLNQSHYLSQLQTSPWLVQSQLEPMVANSRQLDVQQLDCTGFNGLLPYCDAEDWNLNPATCQPLAGIIRTPGPSSSVFGKQESSVVTSETVRPAVSSVDHEEWDHQLTNLRCLSQPNQLAPLPQQDPYNFQCRSNSNGLRDSSDESHNQSEIYSCLNFDGSNGGSTVVDPSVSSTILDEFCTSKDAAFQNPSDYFVGNFSSSQDVQSQITSASLADSQAFSLQEFPDNSGGASSSNVEFDDSSLLQKSAWQQAGPRVRTYTKIQKAGSVGRSIDVSSFKNYDELLSAIECMFGLERLLSDRGSGWKLVYVDFENDVLLVGDDPWEEFVSCVRCIRILSPSEVQRMSEEGMQLLKNAGIQGANGSTQVTMP, translated from the exons ATGGGTTCTACTGAAGAGAAAGTGAAAACCAAAGGGCTGGTTACCGGCGCACAGACTCTGCTTGAGGAGATGAAATTGTTGAAAGAAATGCAGGATCATTCTG GGGTTAGAAAGCAAATCAATTCGGAGCTATGGCATGCATGTGCTGGGCCGCTGGTGACTCTGCCGCAGGTTGGAAGCCTTGTGTATTACTTCCCACAAGGGCACAGTGAACag GTGGCAGTTTCAACAAATAGAACCGCGACCTCACAAGTTCCTAACTATCCAAATCTCCCATCTCAACTATTGTGCCAAGTTCATAATGTTACACTACAT GCAGATAAAGATACAGATGAGATCTACGCCCAAATGAGCCTGCAGCCTATTAACTCT GAAAGGGATGTCTTCCCTGTACCAGACTTTGGATTGAAGCCCAGTAAACACCCAAGTGAGTTTTTCTGCAAAACTTTGACGGCAAGTGATACAAGCACACATGGTGGCTTCTCAGTGCCTCGTAGAGCAGCAGAGAAGCTCTTCCCACAACTG gaCTATTCAATGCAACCACCAACTCAGGAGCTTGTTGTTCGAGACTTGCATGATAATACCTGGACATTTCGTCATATATACCGCG GGCAGCCGAAGAGACACCTTCTGACAACTGGTTGGAGCATGTTTGTTGGTGCAAAGAGACTTAGAGCAGGTGATGCCGTCCTATTTATAAG ggACGAAAAATCACAACTGCTACTGGGTGTGAGGCGTGCAAATCGTCAGCAAACAGCTTTGCCATCATCAGTGTTATCTGCTGACAGCATGCACATTGGTGTCCTTGCTGCTGCAGCCCATGCTGCTGCTAACAGAACCGCATTTACAATTTTCTATAACCCAAG GGCGTGCCCTTCTGAATTTGTCGTTCCTCTTgccaaatatcaaaaatctgTGTACGGCACCCAAATCTCTGTTGGTATGAGGTTCGGGATGATGTTTGAAACTGAGGAGTCAGGAAAGCGCAG ATATATGGGTACAATTGTCGGTATAAGTGACCTGGATCCACTGAGGTGGCCTGGTTCCAAATGGCGCAATCTTCAG GTTGAGTGGGATGAGACTGCCTGCAGTGAAAAACAGAATAGAGTTAGTCCATGGGAAATTGAGACTCCTGAAAGTCTgttcatttttccttctcttaCATCAAGTTTCAAACGACCTCTACAAATGGGTTATTTTG GAGAACAAACTGAATGGGAGAGTCTGTTAAAGAGACCTTTCATCCAGGGTACTGGAAACCTAAATGGGGATCTTCCACGTGCCTCGGTTTCAAGCCTATGGTCAGAACAGCTAATCCGTATGCTATTAAAGCCTCAAAACAATCCCGGAGTTGTCGCGCCTGTCCAAGACCCTGCTGCTAAGGGTGCTCTTTTGCAAGAGGCTAAGACTCTACCACAGGCCATGATTAAGCAGAAACCTCAGCCTATCCCAtctgaaaatattttgttggaAAGTGAAAGCTGTCCCCCGATCCAGCTCAATCAGACCAATTCTACAAATACAAACTTCTCTCAGCAAGCTGATCTACAACGAATACTGCATGCTCCAGACAAAATTGGAAATCAATTGTATGGGGAAAATATAGAGCTGTCAAAAGTAGAACCTGTACTTGCAGTGGATCAGTTAAGCCAGTTAACTTCTCCTGTAGGCCAGTTCAGTGAAGATAGATTAGTTTCAAATCTTACAAACCAACAGAATCTTGTAAATCAGCTTGCATTCCTCAACCAGAGCCATTATCTATCCCAGCTGCAGACTAGCCCATGGCTTGTACAGTCACAGTTGGAACCAATGGTAGCCAACTCTCGACAACTCGATGTCCAACAATTAGACTGCACTGGTTTTAATGGTTTGCTTCCTTACTGTGATGCTGAAGATTGGAATCTGAACCCAGCTACATGCCAACCTCTAGCTGGAATTATTAGGACACCTGGACCTTCTTCATCTGTCTTCGGGAAGCAAGAGTCTTCTGTGGTGACCTCTGAGACAGTTAGGCCCGCTGTATCCTCGGTGGACCATGAAGAGTGGGATCACCAGCTTACTAATTTGAGATGTTTGTCCCAGCCGAACCAACTTGCTCCGTTACCCCAGCAGGATCCTTACAATTTTCAGTGTAGATCTAATTCTAATGGTTTGAGAGATTCATCGGATGAAAGCCATAACCAGAGTGAGATATATAGTTGTCTTAACTTTGATGGCAGCAATGGTGGAAGCACAGTGGTTGATCCTTCTGTTTCGAGCACCATCTTGGATGAATTTTGCACATCAAAAGATGCTGCTTTCCAGAACCCCTCAGATTATTTTGTTGGCAACTTCAGTTCAAGCCAAGATGTTCAGTCCCAGATTACATCGGCCAGCCTAGCAGACTCTCAAGCTTTTTCCTTGCAAGAATTCCCAGATAACTCTGGTGGTGCATCCTCGAGCAATGTGGAGTTTGATGACAGCAGTCTCTTGCAGAAAAGCGCATGGCAACAAGCAGGTCCGCGGGTACGGACTTACACCAAG ATTCAAAAGGCCGGGTCTGTTGGAAGGTCGATTGATGTCTCAAGTTTCAAGAATTATGACGAGCTGCTCTCTGCCATTGAATGTATGTTTGGACTCGAGCGGCTGCTCAGTGACAGAGGTTCTGGCTGGAAACTTGTGTACGTGGATTTCGAAAATGATGTTCTACTTGTTGGGGATGATCCATGGGA GGAATTCGTTAGCTGTGTTCGATGCATCAGAATTCTATCGCCTTCAGAGGTTCAGAGAATGAGCGAAGAGGGAATGCAGCTTCTCAAGAATGCTGGCATTCAGGGCGCTAATGGATCAACACAAGTCACCATGCCCTGA